A window of Fragaria vesca subsp. vesca linkage group LG7, FraVesHawaii_1.0, whole genome shotgun sequence contains these coding sequences:
- the LOC101293939 gene encoding uncharacterized protein LOC101293939, with protein MKKLQILSMREVPVEELPKEIGNLKDLRMLDMSGSYNISAFPFKLLSRLHKLEELHMQCNFGEERSKAVVKEEEDNVRSDGEPCWRNLDILELCISNSNCLPKYVEFNLCWVNFDICISRYLPARKSTLDHDKLPYSRVLSLDTTINSLPDWFINVVVPDIEKLEFIECKGLNNILVEYDHERFVELKYLAVTGRHENLEALMNTITWVPKQPVFESLEELHLCEVDCLKVLCVGKLPPGSLCNLKVLVVTSCMKLKSLFTWDVAQCLSQWEDLSIIQCPSLERVIEASDETLKKQIAFPELKNLILSNLPQLAWFYSSGSAIIECLALEHLHVQDCPQFSASTSDFHSWNQVRINDLRHLRSNNDEMSEVTSGLNEEFGTSLTPEDTVENLSPNARQHIEILRELQRQCDELEAKFLQERAALEAKFQQVVSTFIQSRAYESA; from the exons ATGAAGAAACTACAGATTCTTAGCATGAGAGAAGTTCCAGTTGAGGAGTTGCCAAAAGAAATAGGAAATTTAAAAGATCTGAGGATGTTGGACATGAGCGGGAGCTACAATATTAGTGCATTTCCATTCAAACTTCTGTCAAGATTGCATAAGTTGGAAGAACTGCACATGCAATGTAATTTTGGGGAAGAAAGGAGTAAAGCAGTGGTCAAGGAAGAAGAAGATAATGTCAGATCTGATGGAGAGCCTTGCTGGAGAAATTTAGACATTCTGGAGCTATGCATATCAAATTCAAATTGCTTGCCTAAATATGTTGAGTTCAATCTGTGTTGGGTAAATTTTGATATATGCATCAGCAGATACCTGCCAGCCAGAAAATCCACTTTGGATCATGACAAACTACCTTATTCAAGAGTCTTGTCTCTTGACACAACCATCAATAGCTTACCGGATTGGTTTATCAATGTGGTCGTGCCAGACATAGAGAAACTAGAGTTTATAGAGTGTAAGGGCTTGAATAACATTCTTGTGGAATATGACCACGAGAGATTTGTTGAACTGAAGTATCTTGCTGTAACTGGGCGCCATGAAAATTTGGAAGCATTGATGAACACAATAACATGGGTTCCGAAACAACCTGTGTTCGAGAGTTTGGAAGAGTTGCATCTCTGTGAGGTGGATTGCCTAAAGGTGTTATGTGTTGGTAAATTGCCACCGGGGTCTCTCTGCAATCTTAAAGTTTTGGTAGTTACGAGCTGCATGAAACTGAAAAGTCTCTTCACCTGGGATGTGGCTCAATGTCTTTCACAATGGGAGGACCTTTCAATAATTCAATGCCCTAGCTTGGAGAGAGTAATTGAAGCAAGCGACGAAACTTTGAAGAAGCAGATTGCTTTTCCAGAATTAAAGAACCTAATTTTGTCTAATCTTCCACAACTTGCGTGGTTCTACAGTTCTGGAAGTGCTATTATTGAGTGCCTTGCCTTGGAGCACTTGCATGTGCAAGACTGTCCCCAGTTTTCAGCTTCAACTTCTGACTTCCACAGTTGGAACCAAGTCCGAATTAATGATCTACGACATTTGAG ATCAAACAACGACGAGATGTCAGAGGTCACCTCTGGTCTGAACGAAGAGTTTGGAACAAGTCTGACGCCTGAGGACACGGTTGAGAACCTATCGCCAAATGCAAGACAACACATTGAGATTCTTAGAGAACTCCAACGTCAGTGTGATGAATTAGAGGCAAAGTTTTTACAAGAGAGAGCAGCACTTGAGGCCAAATTTCAGCAAGTTGTATCAACCTTTATACAATCAAGAGCTTATGAATCTGCCTAG
- the LOC101294225 gene encoding disease resistance protein At4g27190-like: MKDKSRILPLFYKVNTSDVQNQKGSFEQVFTTHEKKSRHKVKQWRLGLKKVSNLTMWDLNIYESETKLVEHMLEVVWTKVQEDEKAERSTGYIEAFEPRKRTVHKIIEMLQHDEVAIVGVCGMRGVGKTSMVKCVGAQAQRNRLFDHVIMSVVSQNPNLRKLQGTLADLLGLKLPEETECRRAGRLHERIMSGNRILIILDDTWGREDLSSIGIPGRKELLRRNSKVLITSRIATVCHCMGCQTTIHLNALSEENSWNLFLKEGRTSFDKLTDDFVDVAWRVVRACAGLPIALIAVARALLPLRYNTDLSSWNEAALQLTSYLSSYSPDLDYDAILLECMKLSYHFLGSNDAKSCFLLCCLFPNGYNIRIEDLVRYGIGKGLFQDSNIKNARARVHLGVKYLKDVGLLLDTERDECVRMNDYMADMYMSISSLEDGLKFLVNGDSENKSGEGYNAMLLMKHRGGDLPSDLVYPNLLILLLQYMDMSKMPSNIFTNLNALRVFDLSFTNISLLPVSLSLLTNLETLNLDYCDQLTDISVL, encoded by the exons ATGAAAGACAAAAGCAGAATTTTGCCTCTGTTCTATAAAGTTAATACCTCTGATGTTCAAAATCAGAAGGGGAGTTTTGAACAGGTCTTTACTACGCATGAAAAGAAGTCTAGACACAAGGTGAAGCAGTGGAGACTTGGGTTAAAAAAAGTGAGCAATCTCACCATGTGGGATTTAAATATTTACGA ATCCGAAACAAAACTTGTGGAACACATGTTAGAAGTGGTCTGGACTAAAGTACAAGAAGATGAAAAGGCAGAAAGGTCCACCGGATATATTGAAGCATTTGAACCAAGAAAACGCACTGTACATAAGATAATCGAAATGCTGCAGCATGATGAGGTTGCTATTGTTGGGGTTTGTGGAATGCGAGGGGTAGGTAAGACAAGCATGGTGAAATGTGTGGGTGCACAAGCCCAAAGAAATCGCCTCTTTGATCATGTGATTATGAGTGTAGTATCACAAAATCCTAACTTGAGAAAACTTCAAGGCACATTGGCAGATCTGCTGGGCTTGAAATTGCCAGAGGAGACAGAATGTAGAAGAGCTGGTAGATTGCATGAGAGGATAATGAGTGGAAATAGAATTCTTATAATCTTGGACGATACTTGGGGTAGAGAAGATTTGTCAAGCATTGGAATTCCTGGCCGCAAGGAGCTTCTAAGACGCAATTCCAAGGTCCTAATAACCTCACGGATTGCGACTGTTTGTCATTGTATGGGGTGCCAAACAACGATCCATCTCAATGCTCTATCAGAAGAAAATTCATGGAATTTGTTTTTGAAGGAAGGAAGAACATCTTTTGACAAATTAACTGATGATTTTGTTGACGTAGCATGGAGAGTAGTTAGAGCATGTGCTGGTCTCCCAATAGCATTGATAGCTGTTGCAAGGGCACTTCTGCCACTTCGATATAACACAGACTTGTCCTCATGGAATGAAGCAGCTCTACAACTAACATCATACCTTTCATCATATTCTCCTGATCTTGATTATGATGCAATTTTGTTGGAATGCATGAAGTTAAGCTATCATTTCTTGGGATCTAATGATGCTAAGTCATGCTTCTTGCTTTGCTGCCTATTCCCAAATGGTTATAATATCCGAATTGAAGACTTGGTGAGGTATGGTATTGGGAAAGGACTGTTTCAAGATTCCAACATTAAAAATGCAAGAGCCAGAGTACATTTAGGGGTGAAATACCTTAAAGATGTTGGCTTGCTTTTGGACACTGAACGGGACGAATGCGTGAGGATGAATGATTACATGGCAGATATGTACATGTCTATTTCATCCTTGGAAGATGGCCTTAAGTTTTTGGTTAATGGTGATTCTGAAAATAAAAGTGGTGAAGGCTACAATGCGATGTTGTTAATGAAGCATAGAGGTGGCGACCTTCCCAGTGATTTGGTATATCCAAACCTCTTGATTTTGTTACTACAATATATGGATATGAGTAAGATGCCATCAAATATTTTTACGAATTTGAATGCTCTAAGGGTCTTTGATCTTAGTTTCACAAATATATCGTTGCTACCTGTATCACTCAGTCTCCTGACCAACCTTGAAACATTGAATTTAGATTACTGCGATCAGTTAACTGACATATCTGTACTCTGA
- the LOC101294519 gene encoding TMV resistance protein N-like, with protein sequence MAFAPLPSAPVWKYDMFLSFSGKDTRKGIVSTLYHELKKLSNFNPFMDSQELKPGAEISSDLLTAIQESKSVIIFLSPNYDSSAWCLDELEIIVQCLETRNTKVIPLFYNVDPSDVRHQLRTFAEAFTRHEHRYSQEDGIQKVKRWRTALTKVANLSGLESSKFE encoded by the coding sequence ATGGCCTTTGCACCTTTACCATCAGCTCCTGTGTGGAAGTATGATATGTTTTTGAGTTTTAGCGGGAAAGACACTCGCAAGGGTATCGTGTCAACTCTCTACCATGAATTGAAAAAACTCAGTAACTTCAACCCTTTCATGGATAGCCAAGAGCTCAAACCGGGTGCCGAAATTTCCTCGGATCTCCTAACAGCAATCCAGGAATCGAAATCTGTGATAATTTTTCTCTCGCCAAACTATGATTCTTCCGCATGGTGTTTGGATGAACTTGAAATCATTGTTCAGTGCTTGGAAACCAGGAACACAAAAGTTATCCCACTTTTCTATAATGTAGATCCATCTGATGTGCGACATCAACTCCGGACTTTTGCAGAAGCCTTCACTAGGCATGAACACAGGTATTCCCAAGAGGATGGCATACAGAAGGTGAAACGGTGGAGAACTGCTTTAACAAAAGTGGCTAATCTCTCTGGCTTGGAATCAAGCAAATTTGAGTAA